TTGCTTTTGGCAAATCCTTTTTTGATCGTCAAAATGGGCTTTGTGATCTCTACTTCTTCACTCAAGATTCCATTTACGATGGCTAAATATTCTTTATAAACCTTTTGGGCCCTGAATTCCATTTTGGCTTTGGTGTGAAAATCACTCCCCTCTTTGATCAACAAAATCACTCCGCTTGTTTCACGATCGAGACGATGCAGGAGATTCCATTCGGGAAAAAATTTGCACAAATCATAACTTTCGACAAAGGGAGGTTTATCTAGAGCTAAGATATTGCTATCTTGAAAGATGATTTGGGGTTTTTGAATCTTTTCAACTGTAAAAATTGTTTTTGGGCTAAGGTTGCCTCTAGCAATATTTAAGCGTTTGCCATTGACACTCACAAGACCTTTATCAATCAGGCTTTTGGCTTCTTTGTGGGAGATGTGTTCTTGAAGAGCTAAGAGTTTATAGGCTTTTTCCATTGATTTGTCCTTTGGATGATTGCAATGAGATGTTGCATCTTGTGTTGATGATTTTTGATTTTTGTTTTTGGAAGTGTATCAAAGGAGGCAAGAGTTTGTGGAAGCTCTTGGGGGGTGATGATAAGGATATTCTCCACAAGCGCATAAAGGGCTTTTTGGTTGTAAAAATATTTTCCACTTAAAATAGG
This DNA window, taken from Helicobacter kayseriensis, encodes the following:
- a CDS encoding RluA family pseudouridine synthase produces the protein MEKAYKLLALQEHISHKEAKSLIDKGLVSVNGKRLNIARGNLSPKTIFTVEKIQKPQIIFQDSNILALDKPPFVESYDLCKFFPEWNLLHRLDRETSGVILLIKEGSDFHTKAKMEFRAQKVYKEYLAIVNGILSEEVEITKPILTIKKGFAKSKIAKDGLPAHTLITPLQVSGKKTLVQAIIKTGRTHQIRVHLSSISHPIFGDVLYGGSPSSRLMLHAHKIAIFDYEFSSPMPKTFQGIIQ